The Paenibacillus tianjinensis genome has a window encoding:
- a CDS encoding alpha/beta fold hydrolase, with the protein MRKVLGLVIICSLLFLGGVWDSPVVHGAEDKVGVTVNFEPLKIPTGINSFVNSSVVMVPVRLLGEALGYEVTYIKEHNSLQLKGNGREGVIRLGESTLVLSGKEKLAIDGKAILKNNRIYVPLSFFGALGLITSYDAGSFHATVSTPQKYADHVVVLLNSGQYEELWQDLFSAELKKQVPISALHSGWESLDGSYGTFVQLDSVTVTQVNGQTVIQANVEFSKGNLNMIITVDNNARLTGLRFTPAAAPAVERELPEGLTEETVVVGEGTAHPLKGILTLPEHSSGTLPSVVLVHGSGSTDLDETAFAYKPFRDIAWGLAQQGIAVLRYDKRSYAYPKEFIGDEAASFTVKEETVEDAILAAKLLKLDKRLDPEHVYLAGHSLGGMLAPRIDADGGDFAGLILLAGSPRKLWEIVYDQNMNVIHTLADSNPLKAQTVSAIDGELKKAKALSSITAEQSRQAPAVFGIPAYYLQEMQQHDTAELARRLNKPVLVVQGADDFQVFAGTDFPLWKEVLKNNAAAEFKLYPGLNHFFVNYDGAGAGTTAEYNVPGTVDPQVIADMATWINAQYY; encoded by the coding sequence GTGCGAAAAGTGTTAGGCCTGGTTATCATCTGCAGTCTGCTATTTCTAGGGGGAGTTTGGGATTCACCGGTGGTGCATGGTGCTGAAGATAAAGTAGGTGTCACCGTCAACTTCGAACCCCTAAAGATTCCTACTGGAATTAACTCTTTTGTAAACAGCTCCGTGGTTATGGTGCCTGTCCGCCTGTTAGGTGAAGCGCTTGGTTATGAGGTCACTTACATAAAAGAACACAACAGCCTGCAGCTGAAGGGTAATGGACGTGAGGGTGTAATTAGACTGGGAGAGAGTACGCTTGTCCTAAGCGGCAAGGAGAAGCTTGCCATCGACGGCAAGGCTATACTTAAGAATAACCGTATATATGTACCGTTATCTTTCTTTGGTGCGCTGGGATTAATCACCTCCTATGACGCCGGTTCGTTCCACGCAACCGTAAGCACGCCGCAGAAATACGCAGACCACGTAGTAGTTTTGTTGAATTCAGGTCAGTATGAGGAACTGTGGCAGGACTTGTTCAGTGCAGAGCTTAAAAAACAGGTTCCAATCTCTGCACTTCATTCGGGTTGGGAGAGTCTGGACGGTTCATATGGTACCTTTGTTCAGTTGGACTCGGTTACTGTCACACAAGTTAATGGACAAACTGTTATTCAGGCTAATGTGGAATTCTCCAAAGGCAATCTTAACATGATTATCACTGTGGACAATAATGCCCGGTTAACCGGCTTAAGGTTTACACCTGCTGCTGCACCCGCTGTGGAGCGGGAGCTTCCGGAAGGCTTAACCGAGGAGACGGTAGTAGTTGGCGAAGGTACTGCACATCCGTTAAAGGGCATTCTGACACTTCCTGAGCATTCGTCTGGCACGCTTCCGTCTGTAGTGCTCGTTCATGGATCAGGTTCAACCGATCTTGATGAAACAGCATTCGCTTATAAACCCTTTCGTGATATCGCCTGGGGATTAGCGCAGCAAGGGATTGCTGTCCTGCGGTATGACAAGCGTTCTTACGCTTATCCCAAAGAGTTTATCGGAGATGAGGCAGCAAGCTTTACTGTAAAAGAAGAAACGGTAGAGGATGCCATACTCGCGGCCAAACTGCTGAAGTTGGATAAACGGCTGGACCCGGAACATGTGTATCTGGCCGGGCATAGCCTTGGAGGGATGCTGGCTCCGCGAATCGATGCAGACGGCGGTGATTTTGCCGGACTAATCCTTCTGGCAGGATCTCCGCGGAAGCTATGGGAGATTGTCTATGATCAGAACATGAATGTTATCCATACGCTAGCAGACAGTAATCCGCTCAAAGCGCAAACGGTGTCGGCAATTGACGGTGAACTTAAGAAAGCCAAGGCATTGTCCTCAATAACCGCTGAACAGTCCAGGCAGGCACCGGCTGTGTTTGGAATCCCGGCTTATTATCTGCAGGAAATGCAGCAGCATGACACGGCGGAGCTGGCCCGAAGACTGAACAAACCCGTACTCGTCGTGCAAGGAGCAGATGATTTTCAAGTATTTGCCGGTACAGACTTTCCCCTGTGGAAAGAAGTCCTCAAGAATAATGCTGCGGCTGAGTTTAAGCTCTACCCTGGGTTAAATCACTTTTTTGTCAATTATGACGGAGCGGGAGCGGGAACAACTGCTGAGTACAATGTACCGGGCACAGTGGACCCGCAGGTCATTGCGGATATGGCAACATGGATCAATGCACAATACTATTGA
- a CDS encoding AgrD family cyclic lactone autoinducer peptide → MAVFVVDAVPSVLFVHQPEVPEELLN, encoded by the coding sequence CTGGCTGTTTTTGTAGTCGATGCTGTTCCTAGTGTTCTTTTTGTACATCAGCCGGAGGTTCCGGAAGAATTATTGAATTAG
- a CDS encoding LytTR family transcriptional regulator DNA-binding domain-containing protein, which produces MSVTRDVKGNSGLSALDITEITYMEFERNLYRIVVHTKDEVFYTVGTLKYWVTTLKSSGYNFVLADRNTLINVSNIIQLDKTFHVAYFGENLKGIEQKCFLSEKGYKEVVKDVKISQPHIQFIELPLW; this is translated from the coding sequence ATGTCTGTGACCCGTGATGTGAAAGGTAACAGTGGATTGTCCGCACTCGATATTACCGAAATTACATACATGGAATTCGAAAGAAATCTTTATAGAATCGTAGTCCACACGAAGGATGAAGTATTTTATACAGTGGGCACACTGAAATATTGGGTAACCACGCTGAAAAGCTCAGGCTACAATTTTGTTCTGGCAGACCGTAATACCCTGATCAATGTTTCAAATATCATTCAACTCGACAAAACCTTCCATGTCGCTTATTTCGGGGAGAACCTGAAGGGAATAGAGCAGAAGTGTTTTCTTTCGGAAAAGGGCTATAAGGAAGTTGTTAAAGACGTTAAAATCTCGCAGCCGCATATCCAATTTATTGAACTGCCTTTGTGGTAG
- a CDS encoding stalk domain-containing protein: protein MKKKMTAAFTAFAVLGGMGAGVVAGANLQEIKAFLNPSIKFKLNGQPVQLKNSSGAVVAPITYNNTTYLPVRAVSDLLGVAVKFDPAANTIFLGEQLEGVSIAAGFDSSYHTKDPDKTVYLDKDYKDVHFDNGSGTRGSSFMLYPKNKYQKLYIQVAAIDGDIKDFTIQDSDTDTVLKKQTITPEQGLVTIEADIAGVSTIYVTGQVEDGAAMFVPLTTSYYK from the coding sequence GTGAAAAAGAAAATGACTGCTGCGTTTACCGCTTTTGCTGTGCTGGGGGGGATGGGAGCCGGAGTTGTTGCCGGTGCCAACCTGCAGGAGATTAAAGCGTTCCTGAATCCAAGTATTAAATTTAAACTCAATGGTCAGCCCGTACAGCTTAAGAATAGCAGCGGTGCAGTGGTAGCCCCGATTACTTATAACAATACCACCTACTTACCAGTCAGAGCTGTATCTGACCTGCTGGGGGTTGCCGTTAAATTTGATCCAGCCGCCAATACCATATTCTTAGGGGAACAACTCGAAGGCGTTTCCATCGCCGCCGGCTTTGATTCTTCGTACCACACCAAAGACCCGGACAAAACAGTCTATCTGGACAAGGATTATAAAGATGTCCATTTCGACAATGGCAGCGGAACACGCGGCAGCTCCTTCATGCTCTACCCTAAAAATAAATACCAGAAGCTATACATCCAGGTTGCGGCAATCGACGGCGATATTAAAGACTTCACTATACAGGATAGTGATACCGACACTGTGCTCAAAAAGCAGACCATTACACCTGAGCAAGGACTAGTAACAATAGAAGCCGATATTGCCGGAGTAAGTACGATCTATGTAACCGGGCAAGTTGAAGACGGCGCGGCCATGTTCGTTCCATTGACTACTTCATATTATAAATAA
- the rsmD gene encoding 16S rRNA (guanine(966)-N(2))-methyltransferase RsmD gives MDLCPNRRNKQRHRAGESVRVVSGSAKGRPLKSVPGNGTRPTTDKVKEAVFSMIGPYFEGGTALDLFAGTGGLGIEALSRGMDRAVFVDMEQKSIETVRSNLKAVKMEEQAEVYRNDAGRALSALEKRGRAFDLVFLDPPYRLKHGDELMLAMAQKGLLRPDAVIVLEHESGYVYPEDIPGFYRTRQAVYGETTISIYQYEAAPGEAAGSSKEGKDESAN, from the coding sequence TTGGACTTATGCCCTAACCGGCGTAATAAACAGAGACATAGAGCAGGTGAATCGGTGAGAGTTGTATCGGGAAGTGCAAAGGGGAGACCCCTGAAGAGTGTTCCGGGCAACGGGACGCGGCCCACGACAGACAAAGTGAAGGAAGCGGTGTTCAGCATGATCGGCCCTTATTTTGAGGGTGGAACAGCGCTGGATTTGTTTGCCGGCACAGGAGGCCTTGGGATTGAAGCGCTGAGCAGAGGGATGGACCGTGCGGTTTTTGTGGATATGGAACAGAAAAGCATTGAAACGGTGCGTTCCAATCTGAAGGCGGTCAAAATGGAGGAACAGGCGGAAGTGTACCGCAATGATGCTGGTAGAGCGCTTAGCGCGCTTGAAAAGCGGGGGCGTGCTTTTGATCTTGTTTTCCTGGACCCGCCTTATCGGCTGAAGCATGGGGATGAATTGATGCTGGCGATGGCCCAGAAAGGATTGCTTAGACCTGATGCAGTAATCGTTCTTGAACATGAATCAGGCTACGTTTATCCAGAGGATATCCCTGGGTTCTATAGAACAAGGCAGGCTGTATACGGAGAGACGACGATCTCCATTTATCAGTATGAAGCTGCTCCGGGGGAAGCTGCCGGTAGTAGTAAGGAGGGTAAGGATGAGTCTGCAAATTAG
- the coaD gene encoding pantetheine-phosphate adenylyltransferase — protein MSLQIRKERVAIYPGSFDPVTMGHMDIIRRAAKQFDRLIVTVLNNLSKNPMFTVEERTELLRQATADLPNVEVDSFRDLLVNYLRQKNAQVIVRGIRTVTDFEYELQTASINHSLDPEVETIFMMTNPKYSYLSSSVVKELAHFGANVSDFVAPEVERAMKLKFSQLDARTK, from the coding sequence ATGAGTCTGCAAATTAGAAAAGAACGTGTCGCCATCTATCCGGGTAGCTTTGATCCGGTAACTATGGGACATATGGATATTATCCGGCGCGCAGCGAAACAGTTTGACAGACTGATTGTTACCGTGCTCAATAATTTAAGCAAAAACCCGATGTTTACGGTAGAAGAGCGCACGGAACTGCTGCGGCAGGCCACAGCGGATCTTCCGAATGTCGAGGTTGACAGCTTCCGTGATCTGCTGGTTAATTATCTCCGCCAGAAGAATGCCCAGGTGATCGTGCGCGGGATTCGTACGGTCACCGATTTTGAATATGAACTGCAGACCGCTTCAATTAATCATAGTCTAGATCCCGAAGTAGAGACCATATTCATGATGACGAACCCGAAATATTCCTATCTTAGTTCGAGTGTAGTGAAGGAATTGGCTCACTTTGGTGCGAATGTTTCGGACTTTGTAGCACCTGAGGTTGAACGTGCCATGAAGCTCAAATTCAGCCAGCTGGACGCCCGGACGAAGTAA
- a CDS encoding nucleoside recognition domain-containing protein — MNNVKIRRFTSASAPFVAGAAAILLAVAIVSAPESSFAASLQGLKLWWTLIFPALLPFLILSEMLTASGFVHGFGVLLEPLMTKVFRLPGAGGWTLALGMTAGFPAGAGGVQQLHKQGSISDKEAVRLAALAHFASPVTLVIVVGVAFLHSPAAGYTLLAIHWLSGLAAGFTAALFAGRRNSVAQDITRVIKPLPKRVHQAVLEARERDGRSFGKLLGETVASAVQNLMVVGGYMIMFSVVINIAATLFPQLPTALAASVLEIHLGANALTTQAAAPFVFSSTGVTGMALLSAALGWSGICGQLQSLTALKQAKARFIPYAAVRLLHSLYAFAFTFLLWKPLLNVRAVVLPAISSTEAAVTPETLSPFTVWNVIPQLLSLQSILLLLLLVLSALVYAVTSSGRPAG; from the coding sequence ATGAATAATGTTAAAATACGGCGCTTTACTTCAGCCTCCGCACCCTTCGTGGCCGGTGCTGCAGCCATTCTGCTGGCAGTTGCCATCGTCTCAGCACCGGAGTCCTCCTTTGCTGCTTCTTTGCAGGGCCTAAAGCTATGGTGGACGCTGATCTTCCCGGCACTGCTGCCCTTCCTGATCTTATCGGAAATGCTGACCGCTTCAGGCTTTGTTCATGGCTTCGGCGTCCTGCTGGAGCCGTTAATGACCAAGGTGTTCCGCCTACCCGGAGCCGGAGGGTGGACACTGGCGCTAGGCATGACTGCAGGATTCCCAGCAGGTGCGGGAGGGGTGCAGCAGCTACACAAGCAGGGCAGTATATCAGACAAGGAGGCCGTACGTCTGGCCGCGCTGGCTCATTTTGCAAGCCCGGTAACTCTGGTTATTGTAGTAGGGGTTGCCTTCCTGCACAGCCCTGCCGCCGGTTATACCCTGCTTGCCATCCACTGGTTGTCAGGCCTGGCCGCTGGATTCACCGCTGCTCTATTCGCAGGCAGAAGAAACAGCGTAGCGCAAGACATCACACGAGTTATAAAACCACTACCCAAACGTGTCCATCAGGCTGTCTTAGAGGCCCGGGAACGGGATGGACGCAGCTTCGGCAAGCTGCTTGGCGAAACTGTGGCTTCCGCCGTCCAGAATCTGATGGTCGTCGGCGGTTATATGATTATGTTCTCCGTGGTCATCAACATAGCAGCTACCTTGTTTCCACAGCTGCCGACGGCTCTGGCCGCCAGTGTTCTGGAGATCCATCTGGGTGCCAATGCCCTGACTACACAAGCCGCAGCGCCATTTGTCTTTAGTTCCACGGGTGTAACCGGCATGGCTCTCCTGTCTGCAGCGCTGGGATGGAGCGGGATTTGCGGACAGCTCCAATCATTGACGGCACTTAAACAAGCCAAGGCCCGTTTTATTCCCTACGCCGCAGTCCGGCTGCTGCATAGCTTGTACGCTTTCGCCTTTACCTTTCTGCTGTGGAAGCCGCTGCTAAACGTCCGTGCTGTTGTTCTGCCGGCAATCAGCAGTACCGAGGCAGCAGTAACTCCGGAAACCTTAAGTCCTTTTACCGTCTGGAACGTGATTCCGCAGCTGCTGAGCCTGCAATCCATATTGCTGCTGCTATTATTGGTGTTGTCTGCCCTGGTGTATGCTGTTACTTCGTCCGGGCGTCCAGCTGGCTGA
- a CDS encoding SepM family pheromone-processing serine protease translates to MRQQKRRVGFRAIAYLFTLVVILYVTVFMNTPYIVYQPGSASEVAPMIKVQNADKDEKGTFMMTTVSASYANVALLIASLFNSYSEVVLKETRLGDKTEQEYAAEQVYYMNSSQSFAVQAAYHAANVPYEDIVDYLYVFSVPDTDNQSQFQPGDKIISVEGKHIADPETLSALLSTRKISDQVAVVLQRDGKEVKEQVTLVEVKDKDTAAVKPGLGVVIGAVQKVKPKVAGKDVSFVDTNVGGPSAGLMFTMEIYNQLTPGDLSKGHRIAGTGTIDADGNVGPIGGVKHKIVAADREKAEVFFVPVKNYDEAKARAEKIGTDMKLVPVSTLNDALKYMEQLPVTP, encoded by the coding sequence TTGAGGCAACAGAAACGCCGGGTAGGATTCCGCGCCATCGCCTACTTGTTTACTTTGGTGGTTATACTCTATGTTACAGTTTTTATGAATACCCCCTACATCGTATATCAGCCCGGCAGTGCCTCGGAAGTTGCGCCGATGATCAAGGTGCAGAATGCAGATAAGGATGAGAAGGGCACCTTTATGATGACAACGGTATCGGCCAGCTATGCCAATGTGGCTCTGCTAATTGCCTCTTTATTTAACTCCTATTCTGAGGTTGTCCTTAAAGAAACCCGGCTTGGAGATAAAACAGAGCAGGAGTATGCGGCTGAACAGGTGTACTATATGAATAGTTCGCAATCCTTCGCTGTACAGGCGGCATATCATGCTGCGAATGTTCCTTATGAAGATATAGTGGATTATTTGTATGTATTCTCTGTACCGGACACGGACAATCAAAGTCAATTTCAGCCCGGCGACAAGATTATCAGTGTAGAAGGCAAGCATATTGCGGATCCGGAGACTTTGTCAGCACTCTTATCCACCAGAAAAATTAGCGATCAAGTAGCGGTCGTGCTGCAGCGGGACGGCAAGGAAGTTAAAGAGCAGGTAACCCTGGTAGAGGTTAAGGATAAAGATACGGCTGCTGTAAAACCCGGTCTGGGAGTGGTAATCGGTGCAGTGCAGAAGGTTAAGCCTAAAGTAGCAGGCAAGGATGTCAGCTTTGTAGATACCAATGTTGGAGGACCGTCGGCTGGACTTATGTTTACGATGGAAATTTACAACCAGCTTACGCCGGGAGATCTGTCCAAAGGACACCGGATAGCCGGCACAGGAACGATTGATGCGGACGGTAATGTTGGGCCTATTGGCGGGGTAAAGCATAAGATTGTAGCTGCGGACCGCGAGAAGGCAGAGGTGTTTTTTGTCCCTGTCAAAAATTATGACGAAGCAAAAGCCAGAGCCGAAAAAATAGGCACCGACATGAAGCTGGTGCCTGTATCTACGCTGAACGACGCGCTGAAATACATGGAGCAGCTGCCGGTTACACCCTAA
- a CDS encoding nucleotidyltransferase, giving the protein MTTVGIIAEYNPLHNGHVHHFNEAKRLSGADSAIIVMSGPFTQRGEPAVVSKRARTEMALHMGADLVIELPVAYALQPAEWFAFGAVSLLEATGVVDSLCFGSEAGALGELLPLAAFLAEESSELQSEIRRRMALGASFPAAYSAAAAAAWEGTPGGHGSPFNAEALLRQPNNSLGLHYLIALRRLGSAMQPLTVPRTGAGFHDPLQSGTSIASATAIRRLLQEGGSPAAYMPEYSMSILEREHAAGRGPVSLEDFRNPLRHMLVTRTAAELQLLQDMNEGLENRLLRVMPQLKQFTISGLLEALKSKRYTHTRLQRLLLHTLLNHTKKEMTPSTLAKGPEYIRILGFRENGRKLLKVMKQSAAWPVITSPAGFSHHGLERDIQAAAAYAGAFDSPLRNDLYSDYFKPPVRV; this is encoded by the coding sequence GTGACTACTGTTGGTATTATAGCCGAATATAACCCTTTACATAACGGGCATGTCCATCATTTTAACGAGGCCAAACGATTGTCTGGCGCGGACAGCGCCATTATCGTAATGAGCGGCCCGTTCACCCAGCGCGGTGAGCCGGCGGTGGTCAGCAAGCGGGCCCGCACGGAAATGGCGCTGCATATGGGCGCCGACCTCGTCATTGAGCTGCCGGTTGCCTATGCCCTGCAGCCGGCGGAATGGTTTGCCTTCGGAGCAGTCTCACTGCTGGAAGCGACCGGGGTCGTGGACAGCCTGTGCTTCGGCTCCGAAGCCGGCGCTCTGGGTGAGCTGCTCCCGCTGGCCGCATTCCTGGCCGAAGAGAGCAGCGAGCTGCAGTCCGAGATCCGCCGCCGCATGGCGCTCGGAGCGAGCTTCCCTGCCGCCTACAGCGCAGCGGCGGCAGCGGCTTGGGAAGGGACTCCCGGCGGCCACGGGAGTCCCTTCAATGCCGAGGCGCTGCTGCGGCAGCCGAACAACAGCCTCGGCCTGCACTACCTCATCGCGCTGCGCCGGCTGGGGAGCGCGATGCAGCCCTTGACCGTGCCGCGCACCGGCGCAGGGTTTCACGACCCGCTGCAGAGCGGGACGTCCATTGCCAGTGCCACGGCGATCCGCCGCCTGCTCCAGGAAGGCGGATCACCCGCTGCATACATGCCGGAATATAGCATGTCCATCTTGGAAAGAGAGCATGCGGCCGGCAGAGGTCCGGTAAGTCTGGAAGACTTCCGGAACCCCCTGCGCCATATGCTCGTAACCCGGACCGCAGCAGAGCTGCAGCTGCTTCAGGATATGAACGAGGGGCTGGAAAACCGTCTCCTGCGGGTAATGCCGCAGCTGAAGCAGTTCACTATCAGCGGGCTCCTGGAAGCCTTAAAAAGCAAGCGCTACACGCATACGCGCCTTCAGCGCCTGCTGCTTCATACACTGCTGAATCACACTAAAAAAGAAATGACCCCTTCTACTTTAGCCAAGGGTCCAGAATATATCCGGATACTCGGTTTCCGGGAGAACGGGCGCAAACTGCTCAAAGTCATGAAACAAAGCGCCGCGTGGCCCGTTATCACCTCACCGGCAGGCTTTTCCCATCACGGCTTGGAACGCGATATTCAGGCGGCGGCTGCATATGCCGGAGCTTTCGACAGTCCGCTGCGCAATGATCTTTACAGCGATTACTTCAAGCCGCCGGTTAGGGTGTAA
- a CDS encoding YceD family protein has product MKIHFRKMANADESLQFQETLDVSELVRGRKDILAVAPLSVNLKALPAETDSVNVVGTLEGNVDMLCARCLCEVNSKLNIPFAETFKWLKQPILPEDEDEELIYITDETVDLVPYVEENFVLHLPDSVLCKADCLGLCQKCGQNLNEGTCSCDNTVIDPRLAALKGFFTKQDD; this is encoded by the coding sequence ATGAAGATTCACTTTCGCAAAATGGCAAATGCCGACGAGTCTCTGCAATTCCAGGAAACCCTGGATGTCAGCGAGCTTGTCAGAGGGCGGAAGGATATACTTGCTGTTGCACCACTCTCAGTGAACCTTAAAGCGCTGCCCGCGGAAACCGATAGTGTGAACGTGGTGGGAACATTGGAAGGAAATGTGGACATGTTATGTGCACGTTGCCTCTGTGAGGTGAACAGCAAATTGAACATTCCTTTTGCTGAGACTTTCAAATGGCTCAAGCAGCCGATTCTTCCCGAAGATGAAGATGAAGAACTCATTTACATCACGGATGAGACTGTGGATCTTGTTCCGTATGTGGAAGAAAACTTCGTACTGCACTTGCCGGATTCGGTATTGTGCAAGGCAGACTGTCTTGGTCTTTGTCAGAAATGCGGACAAAATTTGAACGAAGGCACCTGCAGTTGCGACAACACAGTGATCGATCCTCGACTCGCTGCGTTGAAAGGATTCTTTACCAAGCAAGATGACTAA
- the rpmF gene encoding 50S ribosomal protein L32, whose translation MAVPQRRTSKTRRDKRRTHFKLVVPGMVKCEQCGELKLAHHVCKVCGTYKAREIIKQ comes from the coding sequence ATGGCAGTACCACAACGTAGAACGTCCAAAACACGCCGTGACAAGCGTCGTACACACTTTAAACTGGTAGTACCAGGTATGGTGAAATGTGAACAATGCGGAGAGCTTAAACTGGCTCACCACGTTTGCAAAGTTTGCGGAACTTACAAAGCTAGAGAGATCATCAAACAATAG
- a CDS encoding IS3 family transposase has translation MTGLIVHSDQGCQYTSHAYHDMLPQVGAQISMSRRGNCYDNASIESFFSHLKVEALYPYDIRSIAEAQRRIEEYIRFYNEDRAQRKLNKLTPVEYRNQLVA, from the coding sequence GTGACTGGACTGATCGTTCACAGCGACCAGGGATGCCAGTACACGTCCCATGCATACCACGACATGCTGCCACAGGTTGGCGCCCAAATCAGCATGTCACGCCGAGGAAATTGTTATGACAATGCCTCCATCGAGAGCTTCTTCTCTCATCTTAAAGTCGAAGCACTCTATCCTTATGATATACGAAGTATCGCTGAGGCACAAAGAAGAATTGAGGAGTATATACGTTTTTACAATGAAGATAGAGCACAACGAAAACTAAACAAGCTGACTCCTGTTGAGTACAGGAATCAGCTTGTAGCCTAG
- a CDS encoding IS256 family transposase → MGLWTKQQLREFIKENNLVSAQDAQNALKELFAETIQEMLEAEMDTHLGYGKHEVKAKLTPNSRNGKSRKTVVSEYGEQEIAIPRDRLGEFEPLVVKKHQSNVTGIEEQIIALYAKGISTREIQDHLGQMYGIEVSPTLISNVTNKIVPLIKEWQNRPLQGVYAVVYLDAIHFKVKQDGAIINKAAYMVIGIDLDGNKDVLGMWIGENESSKFWLSVLNELKNRGVGDILIICVDNLSGFSQAIAACYPQTEIQKCIIHQIRSSTRYVSYKDIKKVTADLKPIYKAATEEGALLELDRFEEVWGAKYPLIIRSWRTNWDELATFFKYPPEIRKLIYTTNMIESYHRQLRKVTKGKSIFPTDEALLKMLYLATVDVTRKWTGRVQNWGQMLLQLSVFFPDRVGQHLR, encoded by the coding sequence ATGGGACTTTGGACAAAACAACAGTTACGGGAATTTATTAAGGAAAACAACTTGGTAAGCGCACAGGATGCGCAGAATGCTCTAAAAGAGCTATTTGCGGAGACGATTCAGGAGATGCTGGAAGCCGAAATGGACACTCATTTAGGCTACGGAAAGCATGAAGTGAAGGCGAAGCTCACGCCAAACAGCCGTAACGGAAAGAGCCGTAAAACGGTTGTCAGTGAGTACGGGGAACAGGAAATCGCTATCCCTCGTGACCGTCTGGGTGAGTTTGAGCCACTTGTCGTCAAGAAGCATCAGTCGAACGTAACCGGCATCGAAGAGCAAATCATCGCTCTGTACGCCAAAGGGATTAGTACCCGAGAAATTCAGGATCACCTGGGGCAGATGTATGGCATTGAGGTGTCGCCTACGCTCATTTCCAATGTCACAAATAAGATTGTTCCTCTCATTAAAGAATGGCAGAATCGGCCTCTGCAAGGCGTTTACGCTGTTGTCTATCTGGATGCGATCCACTTCAAAGTCAAGCAAGACGGGGCCATTATCAACAAGGCTGCCTACATGGTCATTGGCATTGATCTGGACGGAAACAAAGACGTGCTGGGCATGTGGATTGGTGAGAACGAGTCCTCCAAGTTCTGGCTCAGCGTGCTGAATGAACTCAAGAATCGTGGAGTGGGGGACATTCTCATTATCTGTGTGGATAACCTGTCCGGGTTCTCTCAAGCGATTGCGGCCTGCTATCCCCAAACTGAAATCCAGAAGTGTATTATTCACCAAATCCGCAGCTCTACACGGTACGTGTCTTACAAGGATATTAAGAAGGTGACCGCCGACTTAAAGCCTATATACAAGGCAGCTACCGAGGAAGGTGCCTTGCTTGAACTCGACCGTTTTGAGGAAGTCTGGGGGGCGAAATATCCCCTCATTATCCGTTCGTGGCGGACGAATTGGGACGAACTTGCTACTTTTTTCAAGTACCCGCCTGAGATACGTAAACTGATTTACACCACCAATATGATTGAGAGTTACCACCGTCAGCTTCGTAAAGTAACCAAAGGAAAGAGCATCTTTCCTACCGATGAAGCTCTGCTAAAAATGCTCTATCTGGCCACCGTCGATGTCACTCGAAAATGGACTGGACGTGTCCAAAACTGGGGCCAAATGCTGCTCCAGCTTTCGGTATTTTTCCCAGACCGGGTCGGTCAACACTTGCGTTAG
- a CDS encoding IS3 family transposase: MKDRYVVIDELKHKQTVKELCGYLGVHRSGYYAYLKRKEKDPDQELKRKIKAIYEQRDKTVGYRRIQDELYRQYHLVVNHKKVLRLMQELRIKAIIRRKYVHRTTYEAAVSDGRVAENLLKRNFKADKPNQKWVTDVTQYRVFDEKIYLSAIKDLWNNEIVGYHISRCNDNPLVLETFRKAFETHKEGLSIILCKLF; this comes from the coding sequence TTGAAGGATAGATATGTTGTCATCGACGAACTGAAGCATAAGCAGACCGTAAAGGAACTCTGTGGATATTTAGGGGTCCACAGAAGCGGTTACTATGCTTATCTGAAGCGCAAGGAAAAGGATCCAGACCAAGAGTTGAAACGTAAGATCAAAGCCATATACGAGCAACGGGACAAGACGGTAGGATACCGTCGGATACAGGATGAGTTATACCGCCAATATCACCTTGTCGTGAATCACAAGAAGGTTTTACGACTCATGCAGGAGCTTCGTATTAAGGCGATTATACGCCGTAAGTACGTCCATAGAACAACCTATGAGGCAGCAGTTTCGGATGGAAGAGTCGCAGAGAATCTACTGAAAAGAAATTTCAAAGCGGATAAACCCAACCAGAAATGGGTAACGGATGTTACACAATATCGGGTATTCGATGAGAAAATTTACTTATCAGCCATCAAGGATTTGTGGAATAACGAGATCGTCGGATACCACATTAGCAGATGTAACGACAATCCACTTGTATTAGAGACGTTTAGAAAGGCCTTTGAAACACATAAAGAGGGTCTGTCAATAATTTTGTGTAAACTCTTTTAA